The genomic DNA TGTTCACTTACGTAAGACGCAGAGTAAAACTTGTTGttgctttaaaattaaaaaataaataaaggtgAATACCCATTTCCCAACCAGTTGTCTGAACTACACCCCCTTGTGTCCACAAACGACTGCAcaagaattttatttattcacctACACCCGGCCGGCAACGAGTCTTAGCTCGTTCTTATCCGCACAGAGCTACATAAAACTGTACTGGTAAGTGTTGGAGTGAAGAAAGTTGGGATTTATCCAGACAGTTATGATCACTAAAGAAAATACTTATTTAACAGGAAATCGTGTTGTGGATACAAACATGAAAATTTGAGTTCTCTTCGTTATtttgtattaggtacctaaattagtACTTGTAGATGTTTGGAGCGCTGGTGGCATATAAGTGTGCGACTTTAAATCTGGcgatcgcgggttcaaaccccggctcgtaccaataagtttttcaaaaaaacatatgtaaactcaaaaatgcgcgctTTCCCAGAGATACCTAATACctaactagatcgattttttgcCGCCgaaatatagcaaatttcatcgaaatcgctagagccgtttccgagatccccgaaataataaataaacatttaataaataaactagaattgctcgtttaaaagtattagatatttttttatgatttaggAGAACAATTTGCAAATACTACAAAACCAAAActttaaagtataaaataaaatattacgagTACGTCTTTAAAATTCTTCAAACGTTTTCCTCTGAGAACAGAGGCAACAAAAGAGTTCGTCCATTGCATTCCTTCAATGACTTCCTTATACGAAACCACAACGAAACCATGCATTTTCCAATAAGACTCACATAATTACAGATTCCAATGCACTTTGGACCTTAACAAAACAGGTTAAGACTTAATTTAGAAATGTGTAAAAATTATGCAACTTGGAATATATCTCAATTttatttagctttccttttctAGTTAAAGGATTAAAGGGGAAATTGGTATAGTCAAAGATAATATAAGGATAAAGACTGTTATCTGTGGATCTGTTATGTGTtgtgacccgggtatgtccttaaactacgtccaagaccaccgccggtggacgggcagcagcgtccctcaaattcggtgtaggtACTCGACGACTCGCCAACCCGcttgccaagcgtggcgattatgacattcaccccccaaatggggaggcctatgttaagcaatggacgtcttatggctgagatgatgatgataatgatgaaagACTGTTAAACCTGTGTTTTTGTTGCTGTCATagtaaacttaaaaaaattacatacgcTAGACTGGGCCCTACCCGGGCCGAGGCGTGcgacatgtaattttatatgacggctgatcgatggagatcacgtggtgttttccatagaaaacgaagcggtGGAAGCTCAGGCCAGGCCCCGGTCCGGTTTCGCGTGAGTCAGCCTTAAGCTGTATAAGGAAATTAACAGCTACAGCAGCAGTAATGACGCCGCAACCTTTGCAAtaagaatttattttatacaataattcgaaaaaaaattaaaaacactccgggagtgccggcagaagggAAAACTCAATGAAATTGTAACAGTTTTCGATCAGGTCatgtgtccgtcttacgaagcgtcttacgtcttacgctctcgcgagtttaacattttttcccatcacaaaaagtgtaCAGAGCAGCTagagaagttttcacttcaaaaaaaaatatatttagttCAGTTCAATTCACTTGGTTAAATGCGTATCaagaataattatttattgtctGTACACTTCCACATTAGTTTACTGCATAATAAGCAGCATTAACGAGCAACAAATTAATGAGCAAAAAACCAACAAAAAATATTCTCGACACGCCTTCGCCATTTTGAAGTTCAACCGGAAATCCTTTTAATTTTTCTGAATACCGTTCGACGAGTTATgacgtttttatttaattaagtatctGTCTCTGGTCCTCGCAAAGCAGAGGTTGAAAATGTTGATGCGATGCGGGTAAGTCCGTACTTTTAATCTCGAGGAGTCACAATAATGTACTTGGAACTATTTTGTTGGATGAGGGAACGGATAGCTTGGAGGATAagattaaagataaagataaagatagcCTTTATTGCTAGGTATTATTTGTagtttcatgttttattttatttccgctattttttttattatttctagcTTGTCTACTGACATAGGCTCTAAAACCTTCCAGCGCTCTCTATCCCGCGCTTCCCGACTCCAAGTTGGTCCAACAACCTTCTTTATATCATCTTCCCACCTTAGTATCTGTCTGCCTCTCTTTCTTTTAGCATCTCTGGGGTACTAGTGGGTTAGTTTCTGTGACTATTTGTTTGGGCCTCTGATCATATGACCCGTCCATTTCCACTTAAGTTTTTTGATAGTTTTTGTTATGGGGATCACCTTTGTTTTTTGTCTAATGTCCGTTAGTCTTTctctgtattttaattttatgtctAATAGGCTCCTCTGCATGGAGTTTTGGCACACTTCTAATTTTCTCATGTTTCTGCTTGTAAGGGTCCAGGTTTGGCATCCATAAGACATACATGGTGTTATGCAGGTGTTTATAATCTTGCCTTTTTCTAGCACTAGAAAATGGAATAAGATTACATGGTATTAAAAATTCTGTTAGGTACACGTGGGCCGTACTGAAAGTTTTTGGATTCTGATATTTGAGACGACTTATGTTTTcaaagtggccagtccaggaatttttagtatgccctaagtataaTGTTACATACTTTTACATTACGACGCCGTGTGCTGAGGGCCTTATTCTATGTCTCTCATTCATATTTCACTCTTcttctttctcgcgttatcccggcattttgccacggctcatgggaacctggggtccacttgacaacgAATCACAGGGATTGACgtgggcactagtttttacgaaagcgactgccatctgaccttccagaGGGTAGGctttattggaattagtccggtttcctcacgatgttttccttcaccgaaaagcggctGGTAAATAGtcgtatcaaatgatatttcgtacaataggttccgaaaaactcattggtaattACGAGGCTGGGTTTGAACCCACGATCTCGGCTCCggtttgaaagtcgcacgcttttACCGCTAGACCACCAGCACTTTCTTATTCATATTTCACTAAGATTGCAAATTTTATACAGTACCTACCCGTCATTTCTGTATTATAACCGATCGCTCAAAAAGGAATCTGCGGGCTGTTGGCTCTGATTATTTTAGTTCCAATTATCGAGCCGTCAGATCAATACAGATGTTAATCTGTTAGAACTAACACAAAGCCAAAAACATTCTGGCTTGTACAAAGGGTCGAAGTCAGTCAGACAAAATTCATATTGACATTTTTGTAGTGTCgacctttttatttttatatttccaaTCCGACTAGTATTGACTTGTTGTGTGTATAAAATCATAAGTTAAAAATATTCAACCACTTAAGGCTtgcataaaagaaaaaaaacggcaaaaaagaaaaaacggtcacccgtccaagtactgaccccgcccgacgttgcttaactttggtcaaaaatcacgtttgttgtatgggagccccacttaaatctttattttattctgtttttagtatttgttgttatagcggcaacagaaatacatcatctgtgaaaatttcaactgtctagttatcacggttcgtgagatacagcctggtgacagacggacggacggacggacagcagagtcttagtaatagggtcccgttttaccctttgggtacggaaccctaatagtagaacattaatttaataTCCCCATAATTATAAAATTCACGAAAATTGTACTATAAGTTTTTATGAAGAAAATCCACGCTAGCTTTCATGAATCTATGTCGGATGTCGTATCCTATTTTATGTGTACGTTCCATTTCATTTTATTCTGTTCTATTCTTAATATATTATAAGACGTCTGTATAAATTTCCTTCACTCTAGCATAAGTACCGTAGTTCCCGAGAAAAACTAATAAGGTGCCCTATTACTTTGaaactattataatttaatCAACGTCAGTGTAATAAACGTTCCGTATTAACCAATAGAAGAAAATCCTAAGAGCCATAGTAACGTTACATAGTTCTGACGTTTTACTTCTGATATCCTACTTTGTACAGTATCTAGAAAGTCGTAAGCGCCGTGATATAGTCATGGAATTATGACCTTTCGGTTCAGTATTTAACTTCAAGTTAAGAAGCCATTTCTTTGAAGTTTACTCAGCAGCTGTTCGCTCCCGGCCAATGAAACAGGGGATGTGCAGGAAATTGCAAGAATATGAGGCCATTTTGGATAAGTTGTGCTTTCTTGGTAGATTATTGGGGTATAAAATGCattattaggtacagtcaactgtaaaaacatgggtgtagccaacttattgaaatatatgtcccatagttcttaattcactgacataagagctatgggacatatttttgagatgatttatgcacagatatttttacagttgactgtacatatataatCTTTAAAACTTGTCATGAAAACAACATTAGCGTCAATTATTGTTATAGCTAGTGACAGGTGAGGTAACATAAGATAAAAGAAATATTCCCCAATTATATCAATATGGCTGACAACATTTACAAGTATTTTTCAACTaattactgccgtattcgaacttcaagatattcaccagagacgacacgtattagatccattctagatacgttatagtttagatatcaactagttcgggcaactaatgtcttcttcttcttcttcttctttattaggggctatataaggctccaaagcctatgtatcactgcgaccattcctgatctattgtgatcgccacctactacaactctcgatccaaccctgcaacttcaaatagctgcaggatctttttggtttcgagagactttacctcctccgggcgtaatatgtgtccgcccaagattaggtcacgagtacgcattaggcaagggcactctgtgaggatgtgtaagggcgtctcctctgcctccatgcagagTCTGCACCGCCCTATGTCACGTTTCCCCATGGTGTGCATGTGCTTATTTAGGCCGCAGTGCCCGGTAAGCACCCTTACCAAGTTGCGCAGTTGGTTCCTAGACAGCGCTAAGGCGTTCGAGGACGCCTTTTTGCTGAAGGCCTTGATAAGCGCTTTGGAATGGTTCAAACCTGTTGTTTCTCTCCAGAGTTGAATGGTTTTGTAGTGACAGTAGGTCTTTAGGGTGAGCCGCGTTAGGCTTTTGGGGATACCACAAAAGGGCTCAGGACTGTAGTTCTTCCCCTTAGCCCCTGCTCGCGCGAGTTCGTCGGCCTTCTCGTTTCCTACGACACCCGCATGCCCCGGGACCCAACGTAGAACAACCTTGTTCCTGGCTCCAAGGTTGTTCAATAGTTGCCTGCAGTTCTCAACCAGCCTCGATGTGGTGACATCGGAGGTTAGGGCTAAGAGTGCCGCCTGGCTATCCGAATGGATATAGATAGTATGGTTGCCGTAGTTGCTTTGCAGATTGATTGACGCACATTCCAGAATGGCGTATACCTCTGCCTGGAATATAGAGCAAAAACGTCCTAGGTTTAAGCTGATACTTTTCCTAGGCGCTTCACCGTATACTCCGCAGCCTACTTCAGATCCGGATTTGGAGCCATCAGTGTACCACCTCAGGCTTCCTTCTTTCCACTTGATTTGACTGTTTGACCAGTCCTCCCGTTTGGGGATTTCCACTGAGTAAAGTTTGAGTGGACAAAATTTGGGTGACATAGTGTCGGATGGCATCCCAAGAACAGGAATATCGTACACTGATTCCTTAAACAGTCTCAGAGTTTGCGATAACCAATTACCTCTCCTCGCGCCCGCTATTCTAAGCATACTAGATCTCGCCTCCAATTCTAGATGTAAGTGGAGGGGCGGTAGATTTAGTATGGCTTCTAGGGCTGCCGTCGGGGAGGATGACATGGCCCCAGTGACGATGACACAGGCAGTTCTTTGAAGGCTGCCAAGCTTCATCACTGTTACCTTCTGCGTCGTTTTCCTGTACCATGCTACAGAGGCGTAAGACACTATCGGCCTCACTATGGATGTGTACAGCCATAAGGCAATTTTGGGTTTTAGACCCCATCTGTTGCCTGCTAAACGACAGCATATTGCCAAGGCTGATCTGGCCTTTTGTATGGTTCCGTCCACATGTTTGTTCCAGGTCAGTTTCTGGTCCAGTGTTACCCCCAGATATTTGACCTCTGTTGAGAACGGAATAGTTTTACCATTCATGACAAGAGGTTTAAGTTTGTCCAGTTTCCTCTTGTTCGTGAATGGTACTATAATTGTCTTATCTGCATTGATAGACAATTCATTCTCTCCGCACCATGTATTTATGGTGTTGAGAGCCCTCTGCGTAAGGTCTGATAAAGTACTTTGGCAGTTGCCCCTCACCGTCACAACAAGGTCGTCTGCGTACCCCTGAGTGTCGATTCGGAGTTCCGCTATCTTGTGCAGAAGTCCATCCACCGCGAGAGTCCAGAGCAAGGGAGATAGGACACCTCCCTGCGGGCAGCCTCTCACAGTGGCCACTTCGAGTGTAGTGTTAAGCAAGTCTAGCCTAACCACTCTGCTTGAGAGCATGCTTTGCACCCAGCGGACAGTGGTGGAATCCACCTCCTTGGCCCTAAGCCCTTCCACCAGTGTCCGAATGGGTGTATTATCAAAGGCGCCCTCAATATCTAAGAAGGCCGACATGGCTATGTCCTTGTCTTCCAAGGCCCTTTCCACTCTGTCAACTAGCTCCAGCAAGGCAGTCTCTGTAGACCTGCCCCTGCGGTAAGCATGTTGGCTGTCGTGTATGGGTTTTCTCAGAAGACAGCTCTCCCTGATATACTTATCGATTACCTTTTCCAAGGTTTTAAGGAGGAACGAGGAAAGGCTGATCGGTCTGAAGGACTTGGCTAAAGCGTAATCCTTCCTCCCAGCCTTTGGTATAAATAATACCTTGACCTTGTTCCACTGTTCTGGCAAGTGTCCCCAGGCATAACTAGCTCTGAAGATTCTAACCAAATGCGGGATTAGGACTTCAGCTCCTCGCTGCATTAGCACAGGGCTTACTCCGTCCAGGCCGCACGTCTTGTAGGGTTTGAAAGAGTTTATAGCCCACTTCACTATCCCGGGCCTTATGACGAGGGCAGCCTGCCTCCAGTCCTCCGGGCGAGGCCTATGCAAGCCTCTGAACACCTGGGACTCGTGCGCCTGTCCTGCCCCTGGGAAGTGAGTTTCAGCTAAGAGCTCCAAAGTCTCCGTCTCACTAGCAGTGAAGGAGCCATCATGCCTCCTGAGAAGGCCTACCTGATTGCTTCTAGCTTTGGAGAGTATCCTGTGAAGTCTCGCTCCTTGAGGCGTATTTTCAATTTCCTCGCAGAACCTCCTCCATGACGCTCTCTTAGCTTTCCTAATCTCTTTACTGTATTCATTTAGGGCTTTCCGATAGACCTCCCACTCCCCTGTCCTCTTAGCCCTATTGAATAACTTGCGTGTTTTGTCCCTGAGCCTCCTAAGGTTGGAGTTCCACCATGGGACCACACGTTTGGTAGTTTTGACCTTGGGAGCACAGTTTTCTTCAAAGGCACTTACAATGCCATTTGAGACAACCTCTACCGCAAGTTCTAAACTCTCCCGCGTTTTTATTACCTTCCCTACGGATTCCAGATTACGTTCTAGGCAGCTCCTGTAGCCTTCCCAGTCAGTCCTCCGGGGATCCCTGAAGGTGACCGTTTGAACGCTGAGAGAAAAAGATATATTAAAACAGATGTGTTTATGATCTGACAACGATTCTACATCACTTACCCTCCAGTTCTGAATATGCCTGGCTAGATTTGAAGATGCAAAAGTCAAGTCCAAAACCTCCTTCCTAACCCTAGTGACAAAGGTGGGTGAACATCCTATGTTTAGAATTTGGAAGTTATTGCATAGAAGAAAGTCATGTAGTAACTCACCCCTATCATTGATGTCGGTGCTCCCCCAGTTGGTGTGGTGGGCGTTGGCATCACATCCCACCAGTATTTCTGCGTTGTGTTTGCGGGCATAGTCGGCCACGGCTGTGAGTTCCGCAGAGGGGTCGTTCCTATCTCCAGGGAGGTATGCCGAACAGAGTATAACTCTCTGCCCGCTCCATCCCTTGAAATTTACATACGCTGCTACCAGGTCGTCTGTGCATAACTCTGGAACAGGTAAAAAGTCAATGTTCTTGCCAAAAGCAATGCAAGCCCTAGGCTTAATTCCGTTAGTATTGTATAAAACTTTACCAACCGAGTTCAGTCCTAGTATGGTTGAGTTCCGCACCCAAGGTTCTTGAAGTAGTGCGAGGTCGACGTGTCCTGCAAGCCGGCTTTCAACAATAGCCGTGGCTGCTGCCGCATGGTGGATGTTTGCTTGCAGGACCCTCGCGGGTGCCGTAGGGCCAGGGAATTTTATTTGGCCCTCTTAGTGACCCGTTGTGGCCCTCCCCTGCCTCTCGCAACAGGAGTCCTTTGAGGCCCTCCTGTCACCGAGGTTATGGGTCTGGCCCTACCGGGTACCATGCCCCTCGTCATGCCCCTTGTGCCTCTAGCTGCCGGTTGCCCGCCCCCACGGCCACGAGAGCCCTGGGGTCTAGGAGTTCGGCCACTAGGTACCATGGTACTTGGCCCGGGAGTAGATTCAGCGAGGGGCTGGGGTTGCTGCTCCGTCTGCTGTGCTGGGGGAGCGTTTGGCCCCCCTTTTAGTCGGAACAGTACCTTCTTAAAGCCAATCGCTACCTCCCCACGATTGGCCTTAAGGGTTTCGGCGGAAGGCTCATCCAGAGCGAAGGTGACCACCTTGCCACCCTGCTCAGCCTTCTCCCCGAGAACCTTCCAGAGCTCTGTATTCAGGCCAAAGTTCTGGACCCTGATCAGCGCCAAGGCTTCCTCCACTGAGGCCGCCTCGGACTCTGGAATAAATGTGATGGCCGTGGCTGGTTTGGGCAATTCACCCTCCGGGATGACGGAGAGATTCGCCTCCGGCCACGGCTTTAGGTTCGGGACCTCACTCACAAGCCAGTCCCTGCTAACCTGGTTGACACAGGTCACCAGTATCCAGCCTGTCTTGTGAATGAAGCCCAGAAACTGTGGTGCACCGCCCTTCGCATTCGCCCATTGGCTGACCATGGCGAGATTTAGGTGACGGTGGACCAACTTCATCTGGTCCTCACTCATAGGGTCCGAATTACGGATCCCTACTCGTGAGAACCCCGCTACCTCCCTGAAGCTCGGTTGACGAGGCTCCCCTGAGGTTTCAGCGCGGAGTTTCGGGGCCTTTTTCGCTGATCCCTGTGGAGATTCGTCCTCAGAGCGGACCCTTTTTACAGGGCCTTTCTCTTTGGCCGGCTTCTCCACAGCGATATCCACCCAAGGCTTACGGGCCAATGACAGGGCCTGCTCTTTGGCTACCCCGTCGCCCATTAGCCTGCGGAACCTCTTGCGCGCAGCACCCGACATGCGTTTAAAAACACGCGGCTCTTTGGTCGAGGAGCTGTCACCGGGCGCACCAGAGACGATGTCGTCTCTGTCGACCTCAGCTACCCCCTCCCCTCCCTGAGAGCAAACCTCGGGCGTGCCAGAGGCTTCTGCAGCCTCCTTCGCTCCGATACTACCTTCAGCCTGGATCAAGTCCAGAGCTGAGGACATGGCGTCAAAACTTTCTAAATTGTTGTTGCTAATATTTTCCATGAACGTCCCACGAGTAGCAAGGGAAATATAGGTCACAGAACGGCAGAGCCCCGCTTGCCGACTGAAGGACTAGATACTACTACGATTCGCCCCGGTTTCGTAGAGACGCCGTTAGAGACTGGTCTCGCCACCAGCCACGCATCCATCGGCACGGTACGTATGACACCTTGGATTGGCGGAGAGGAAATGGAGTAGGAAAGGGGAGCAAAAGGGAGAAATAGGGAGGCGGAGGGTTAGAGAGAGGAGGGATAAATATAGGAGTAAAGACGGGAAATGACTATTTGGATCACAGGATGTTAAGACGGGAGATAAGGTAGGGGAAAAGGATTACCTGGCGGGTGGGACTGTCACACCAGGTATGGCCCTCATACTTAGCTGCTAGTGGCCCGAGGTTGTTGGTAAATAGTGCGACGCTCGTTAAGACCACTAGCATTTCCAGGGTGTACGACCCACCCAGCAGTGAACCCCGGGTGGGTTCAACCCTGGTCCGCGGCGGCAGATCCAGGGTCGACGGGGACGTGTATGAAGGACTTGAGTGAGCAGACCTGTAGCCCAGCGTCGCAAACCTGAGCGTGCCTACCCCCTCCTACACcccaactaatgtcacttttacgttagatagagtaataagatatatctattagatgtgaatta from Cydia fagiglandana chromosome 21, ilCydFagi1.1, whole genome shotgun sequence includes the following:
- the LOC134675187 gene encoding uncharacterized protein LOC134675187, which produces MENISNNNLESFDAMSSALDLIQAEGSIGAKEAAEASGTPEVCSQGGEGVAEVDRDDIVSGAPGDSSSTKEPRVFKRMSGAARKRFRRLMGDGVAKEQALSLARKPWVDIAVEKPAKEKGPVKRVRSEDESPQGSAKKAPKLRAETSGEPRQPSFREVAGFSRVGIRNSDPMSEDQMKLVHRHLNLAMVSQWANAKGGAPQFLGFIHKTGWILVTCVNQVSRDWLVSEVPNLKPWPEANLSVIPEGELPKPATAITFIPESEAASVEEALALIRVQNFGLNTELWKVLGEKAEQGGKVVTFALDEPSAETLKANRGEVAIGFKKVLFRLKGGPNAPPAQQTEQQPQPLAESTPGPSTMVPSGRTPRPQGSRGRGGGQPAARGTRGMTRGMVPGRARPITSVTGGPQRTPVARGRGGPQRVTKRAK